In Oryctolagus cuniculus chromosome 18, mOryCun1.1, whole genome shotgun sequence, the DNA window TCTGTGGCTTAAGTGAACATTCAAGTAGGGTGGGGCTTGGGGCAGGGTTTGAGGGGCTTCTACTTGTGTGCCAACCTTTGGGCATTTTCGAGTTGTCATGGCACTGGTGGATGATGGGAGTGGGGCTTGGacagcacacacagggctgtAGTGCACACAGGACTCTCTCATTTCagtttccctctttccctgggaATCTTGgtcctttctctcagcctctgaatACATACCCTTATGCTTCCATTTTCTCTGAAGCTGGGCTAGTTTTGTGCCTTATTCTCAACAAAGATATGGAAAGTGCTCCTTCTGAAGTTATCTTCCACTGAAGCTAATGCTCATGCCCATTACACAAATACATTTCACTGCCCTGGGAAGCTCCCTGTACTACCAGGCTTATTCAAGTGCCTCACACCTTGGGCCCAGTGGGTCCCCCATACAAAGAGCAGCAGCTCATTGTCCCAAATGTCATCTTAGATTGTCTAAATGGTCCACAAGGAAATCACCAAATCCTTCCTTCCATGTCAACTTTGGATTCCTTGTCTGGCCTGGGCTTATGCAATTTTTATCTCAGAGTGTTGCAGCTCCTGCCCACCTCTGAGCTGTCCACAGtgctgatgctgtgtgtgtggtgctggccatggtgctgaccaGTGGTGGCCTGGGCCTCAATGCCAAACAGAAGGCCAGCAGCTCAGGGGCTTGGACATTTTTTGTTCTTCACCCTGCTCGGGGACTTTGACTTGCAGTTCAGGACAGATGGAATCTCATTTTGGTGTTTCTGGACAAAAGCCATGGATTACATGAGATTTGTGTGATGGAGTCTTTATTCTTCTGGTGAGAGCAACACCTACAGAaagggcagcagggccctgggcatCTTGTTGGAAGATGTCAGACAGCTGCTACTCAGTGTCTTGAGGTATCAAAGCTAAGGACCACAGAAAACTGAAGTTTCATCATTATCCTATATAGGCATTTGCTTAGTCTTTACAGAAGTATCTAATAGGATAAATTACTTTCTTATGGAAACACACAGTtggtatattatatattttttttttgacaggcagagtggacagtgtgagagagagacagagagagaaggtcttccttttgccgttggttcaccctccaatggccgccgctgcagccggcgcaccgcgctgatccgatggcaggagccaggagccagatgcttttcctggtctcccatggggtgcagggcccaagcacctgggccatcctccactgcactccctggccatagcagagagctggcctggaagaggagcaaccgggacagaatccggcgccccaaccgggactagaacccggtgtgccggcgccgcaaggtggaggattagcctattgagccacggtgccggcctggtatattatattttttgtttgttggcttTCTGTCAGGAAAATTTCTGAGTAAAATCAACCCATTCACTAAACAGGGGAAAATActaaatgagacagaaatgtaCTTTGTACTCATGTCCCCTAATACATGACAGCTCTTAGGATGGTCAGCTTGGTGCACTGTAACTTATGCATTATATTCAGCATATGAGCGGACTCTACAGGGAAGCGTGATCACAGGCATGTGGCTGACCACACAGGTGTGTGCGTATGGTAGAGAGCATGAAGCTCTGGTTGAGGGGTGAACAAGAGACCCACATTGGAGTTGCTGGCATTGTTTTCCgacccccaagtgcccacaagcaCCAGGGCCTCGAACTCTGTCCAAGGACAGGACCCAAGTACGgagcatcagcactgcctcccaaggtgtgccttagacagcagccaggactccaacccaggcactcagatggggAATGCAGGCCCCCTAAGCCGTGCCTGAGGCACTGAGCCAAAGGCCTCCCCCGAAACTTGATTTTACAAATAGTAATATTAATACTAATAACAGACACTACGTTGGAGAGGAGTTTTAGGTTTTCAGGAAATCAAGCAGGTGCACAGTTCTCACGCAGCCCTCCCTTGTGGGTCAACAGCTTCCTCTGTCAtgatctcgtgtgtgtgtgatatcAGAAGAATAGAAATGTGGGCTTATCCTCCAAAGTCCAGGGTCAGCTTCAGGTCCAGGCTTTGTGCCATACGCTTGTGATGAGGCAGAATACCAGGTATAAAACATGACAGCATCGTACAGAACAGCTGCCCTGCTCTGGCAGTTGGCTAGGAGGGGTTGACGGCATGCAGAAATGCTACCCTAAAGCCCAGCTCCGGGGCATTGGAGCAAGGAACAAGgcaagggggccagtgttgcctTCTCCTCTGCAGGTCCTAGGATTCTCACCCAAGaggtgccctccagggctggcactgtggtgcagcgggtaaagccgccatcctacatgggcaccactGTGTGTCCCGGCCACtgcagttccgatccagctccctgccaatggcctgggaacacagaagaggatggcccaagtacataggccttggatacccatgtggaagtcctcaaagaaggcagcctctgcctgccagcctcacGGGGACTGCAAAGCGCAGCGGGCGCATTGGCCATTGtcctgagcagccagcgcagtggtgaccacagcaagtgaaTGCGCGCCACAGAGGACACTgggctcaggacataccttgatcacatatgagttgtctacgatggcgccccctggcgctccacggtggcggcgaccccggactctctggtggcggctgggggccaaggccaTGGCGAGGTCACCAGGCCtgcctgactgccctcaggaaccccataaatcctcttctGTAAAACTTCTCAAGTACCTAAGTTCACCGTTACAAAAGGTCCACACACTGCAGAAAACCAACCTCCAGACTGTGATGCCTCGGACCAGCCCAGAGATCCCCCCAAACTCCCAGCACTGtttgcttttgtaaagaacaaggcagaggagtggtccctccagggctgtctccaggtcgccaGTAGGGGCTCCTTcactgcttcattcttttttcttctttcttctttctatgaCTGGAAAAATTAGGCCCTTtaagtctgggggttcagatatctgctagtcgtcAGGCTCATCGTCATCGAACAAGTGGTACATCTGCACGAGTTCCACTACGTCATGGGGCAGTGAAGCCCAGGGTGtagaggagtccagatggatgttgtgcagatcggcgggcagcgggtccTCGGCAGTCTCGGGGCCCTGCGCCTGGGAGCTCCGACGGTCGTGATCTTCCTGCGAAGGCATGCTGAGCTCTGAACCTGGCGGTGGTGGCGACTCCCTGGGGTGGCACTGCTGACCCATTCGCTGTTGTTTGCTTTCCTTGGCGCGCTGgtttttaaaccaggtctgggaggaagggagggaacaggttactctaggggcaaggaccccagggagaccccatgagcctcagaagctcggggcccttgtggcgtgggcacgctgggctcaagcctctttctcaaaggctgtgccgggcccgggagggagccgcaggcatcaggtaaaggggagggggccgggcagcctctgccctgctcccaagcgatcctccgcagcagaacctagaactttgcgcgctaggctttgcaccacaaaggctcacgttctgggagctcggtctctaaggacacagtactgagaggtgcggagaccctcggaggggaggcctggtgagGTCATTCGCCCATGGGGTCGATGCCGCctcgaactctttcaaataaataataaataaatcttaaaaagaaattctgtctcattgcctctcacacaatacatttaaagaaatacactTTGGAAACGCGCTCCCCGCACACACGTGTTCGCTCCGCCTGTGGGGGTGGTTCTGGGCTGTCTCCCGCAGGCTGGGCGGAACCATCCACCAGGCAGGGTCCTCGCCGCCGGCTCAGACTTGAACTGTTCTGCCCCAAGGTAGCCACGAGCGCCAGGGGAAGTCTATCTTTTCAAGGGCCAAAGCTCAAGGAGTTTGAgaccagccccaggcagcctctgcctgccagcgtCAAAGGGACTGCGAAGCATGTGCATTGGCGACTGCCCTGAGCGGCCAGCACAGCGGTGACCGCATGCGAGTGAGTGCGTGGCACGGAGGGCACTAGGCTcgggacataccttgatcacgcACTCATCCAAACATAGCTTTGCTGATAACTCTTGTATCTTCTCCCAGTCAGGACAGGGGGTCGTTTCAAAAACAGCTTTCAACATCCCCAactggtcgggggtaaaggccatgcggctgcggcgagcacacctgggcgccgcagagggaacaggaacaaagggctttggtttgctttcagaAACAATCCATTGGCCATCCT includes these proteins:
- the LOC138846519 gene encoding paired-like homeodomain transcription factor LEUTX, which translates into the protein MAFTPDQLGMLKAVFETTPCPDWEKIQELSAKLCLDECVIKTWFKNQRAKESKQQRMGQQCHPRESPPPPGSELSMPSQEDHDRRSSQAQGPETAEDPLPADLHNIHLDSSTPWASLPHDVVELVQMYHLFDDDEPDD